The genomic window GCGACGCAAAGGCAGCCGTTGGTTATCTACGCGGGGTCGCCATGACATTGAGTGAAAAGCAGCATCTTTTTGCCGTCAAGGTGGCCCAGCTGGCAGGTGAGCACCTGGCGTCACGACAGCCTGGCGCACGCCGTTGCCGCCGCGTCTACTCAGGCCGCCGAACGCGCACGGCAGGCCATGGAGGCGGTGGCCAGTGAGGTCGGCCCGCGAGCTGGAGGAAAAACTGGATGCACTACAGCAGGCACAGCCAAAAGAAATCCGTACCGAAGTGGTTAAGCCGGTCTTTACTCGCGTGTGCGTGGCTGATGAGTTTGTCCGGCTGTATAACCACGCCAGCGCCGACGCCGAGCGTACCCTTTCAGGCCGGACTCCTGGTGAAATGCCCGGAAAGATTACCCCGCCTTGACGGCACGACAGGCAAGGCGCTGAGCGGCCCTTTACTGGATTATCTGGCGTTATACCCGCCCTGCGCGGCGCGGCATAACCAGTTAGTCGACAAAATTTATCAACGAGAGGCGTTAACCCATGAGTAAAGACAACAGAGCAAGCCACATTATTTTGACTATCAAAGGCCAGGAACTGGCGTTTGCCCCCAACACCACCGCCTACAACAACCTGATTAACGATATGGCGATGGATAACAAGATACGCCGCATTGTGGTCCCGGAAAGCAAGGCGGC from Sodalis glossinidius str. 'morsitans' includes these protein-coding regions:
- a CDS encoding putative phage tail assembly chaperone — protein: MSKDNRASHIILTIKGQELAFAPNTTAYNNLINDMAMDNKIRRIVVPESKAALDALLALQGAALQIADVVNSQYALKLEIEIKN